Proteins encoded in a region of the Leptolyngbya subtilissima AS-A7 genome:
- the gloB gene encoding hydroxyacylglutathione hydrolase — protein sequence MEIYRVAAFRDNYIFVLHDAVQGQAAVVDPGDAEPVLHTLKELGATLTAIFNTHHHSDHVGGNRQLLEQFPQAQVYGGTEDRGRIPGQTHFLQEGDRVQICDRQAEVIFVPGHTYAHIAYYLAPATAKDWGELFCGDTLFAGGCGRLFEGTPQQMVESLGKLRQLPDTTRVWCAHEYTLSNLKFAVTVDGTNAALQKRLKQVEAARAQDQPTVPTELGLEKQTNPFLRWDEANLQQAMNSTSTVQTFARLRGKKDLF from the coding sequence ATTTATCGGGTAGCGGCCTTTCGCGACAACTACATCTTTGTGCTCCACGATGCCGTTCAGGGACAGGCTGCCGTGGTTGACCCCGGCGATGCCGAGCCGGTGCTCCACACCCTAAAGGAGCTGGGCGCAACGCTAACCGCCATTTTTAACACCCACCACCACAGCGACCACGTGGGCGGTAACCGCCAGCTGCTAGAGCAATTTCCCCAGGCTCAGGTCTACGGCGGCACCGAAGATCGGGGCCGCATTCCTGGGCAGACCCATTTTTTGCAGGAGGGGGATCGGGTGCAGATCTGCGATCGCCAAGCCGAGGTTATTTTCGTGCCCGGCCACACCTACGCCCACATTGCCTACTACCTAGCTCCGGCTACAGCCAAGGACTGGGGAGAACTCTTCTGCGGCGACACCCTGTTTGCCGGAGGCTGCGGTCGCCTATTTGAGGGCACCCCCCAGCAGATGGTTGAGTCGTTGGGCAAGCTGCGTCAGCTACCCGACACCACTCGGGTCTGGTGCGCCCACGAGTACACGCTGAGCAACCTCAAGTTTGCCGTCACCGTGGATGGCACCAATGCCGCTCTGCAAAAGCGGTTAAAACAGGTAGAGGCTGCCCGCGCCCAAGACCAACCCACGGTGCCCACTGAGCTAGGGCTCGAAAAGCAAACCAATCCCTTCCTCCGGTGGGATGAAGCTAACCTACAGCAGGCCATGAACAGCACCTCAACGGTACAGACCTTTGCCCGGCTGAGGGGCAAAAAAGACCTGTTCTAA